One window of the Chitinophaga niabensis genome contains the following:
- a CDS encoding DUF5602 domain-containing protein, producing MKRIVISTLSVAMLMFVACKKDPEQSKDLFNGPEVNMGNGKAWAWVKLDAQQKPQAMGISFTPSALVNLPQGGEGHAHESAFTLKLPSQKSLTPFDHVVVNWNPNGHEPLNVYGAAHFDFHYYMESEAYVDAIPTYAQAPADFDNAPAPDYFHPDYFGPPGGEPKMGRHWVDVTSPELNPQNPAPFTETFIVGSFKGKVLFYEPMITKTFVETQNNFEKAIKMPAKFQKEGYYPTKYRIIKTGKTIDVILEGFVFRQKS from the coding sequence ATGAAAAGAATCGTAATTAGCACGCTTTCTGTTGCCATGCTAATGTTTGTTGCCTGTAAAAAGGACCCCGAACAATCCAAAGACCTCTTTAACGGACCGGAAGTAAATATGGGAAATGGTAAAGCATGGGCCTGGGTAAAACTGGACGCACAGCAGAAACCACAAGCGATGGGTATTTCCTTCACGCCTTCTGCGTTGGTGAATCTTCCCCAGGGTGGAGAAGGCCATGCACATGAAAGTGCATTTACCCTGAAACTGCCTTCTCAAAAAAGTCTCACGCCTTTTGACCATGTTGTTGTGAACTGGAATCCTAATGGTCACGAGCCACTGAATGTATATGGTGCGGCGCATTTTGATTTTCACTATTACATGGAATCTGAAGCTTATGTAGATGCGATCCCCACTTATGCACAAGCCCCTGCGGATTTCGACAATGCCCCGGCTCCTGATTATTTCCACCCGGATTACTTTGGCCCTCCAGGCGGTGAGCCCAAAATGGGAAGACATTGGGTGGATGTTACCTCTCCTGAGCTGAATCCTCAAAACCCGGCGCCATTTACCGAAACCTTTATTGTTGGGAGTTTCAAAGGCAAGGTATTGTTCTATGAGCCGATGATCACCAAAACGTTCGTGGAAACACAGAACAATTTTGAGAAGGCGATCAAGATGCCGGCTAAGTTCCAAAAGGAAGGTTATTACCCTACCAAATACAGGATCATCAAAACCGGTAAAACCATTGATGTTATCCTGGAAGGATTTGTATTCCGTCAGAAATCATAA